A genomic window from Calonectris borealis chromosome 26, bCalBor7.hap1.2, whole genome shotgun sequence includes:
- the FKBP5 gene encoding peptidyl-prolyl cis-trans isomerase FKBP5 isoform X2 — protein MTTDEATKSEGEVQAAALAERGEDITPARDRGVLKIIKRPGSEDESPMIGDKVYVHYKGKLANGKKFDSSRDRNEPFVFSLGKGQVIKAWDIGVATMKKGEICYLLCKPEYAYGSAGSAPKIPSNATLFFEVELLDFKGEDLFEDGGIIRRIKRKGEGYSNPNEGATVEIHLEGFCGGTRFDCKDVKFVVGEGEDHDIPIGIDKALEKMQRGEHCILYLGPRYGFGEAGKPKYGIQANAELVYEVTLKSFEKAKESWEMDTKEKLEQAAVVKEKGTMYFKEGKYLQAVIQYGKIVSWLEMEYGLSEKESKASDSFLLAAFLNLAMCYLKLREYAKAVECCDKALGLDQDNEKGLYRRGEARLLMNEFELAKCDFQKVLEVNPQNKAAKSQISVCQKKTKEHNERDRRIYANMFTKFAERDAKEAASKTGLEKAVEKAACEKRPKTPGAEDEEAEGHV, from the exons ATGACCACTGATGAAGCCACCAAGAGCGAAGGGGAGGTGCAGGCGGCGGCTCTCGCCGAGCGCGGGGAGGACATCACGCCGGCTCGAGACCGAGGGGTCCTGAAG ATCATTAAACGACCCGGGAGCGAAGACGAGTCCCCCATGATCGGGGACAAGGTTTACGTCCACTACAAAggcaaactggccaacgggaaaAAATTTGACTCCAGCCGCGATCGGAACGAGCCCTTCGTCTTCAGCCTGGGCAAGG GTCAGGTAATCAAGGCCTGGGACATCGGGGTGGCTACCATGAAGAAGGGGGAGATCTGCTACTTGCTCTGCAAACCCGAGTACGCGTACGGCTCTGCGGGCAGTGCCCCCAAAATCCCCTCCAATGCCACCCTCTTTTTCGAG gttgagCTGCTTGACTTCAAAGGCGAGGATTTGTTTGAGGATGGAGGGATAATCCGGAGGAtcaagaggaagggagaaggttACTCCAACCCTAACGAAGGTGCTACGGTGGAAA TTCACCTGGAGGGATTCTGCGGCGGCACCAGGTTCGACTGCAAAGACGTGAAGTTCGTCGTGGGCGAAGGGGAGGACCACGACATTCCCATCGGCATCGACAAAGCCCTGGAGAAGATGCAGAGGGGAGAGCACTGCATCCTCTACCTCGGGCCACG GTACGGCTTCGGCGAGGCGGGGAAGCCGAAATACGGCATCCAGGCGAACGCGGAGCTGGTGTACGAGGTTACgctgaaaagctttgaaaag GCCAAGGAGTCGTGGGAGATGGACACCAAAGAgaagctggagcaggctgccgtCGTCAAGGAGAAGGGCACGATGTACTTCAAG GAAGGCAAATACCTGCAGGCGGTGATTCAGTATGGGAAGATCGTGTCCTGGCTGGAAATGGAGTACGGTTTGTCTGAGAAAGAGTCGAAAGCCTCCGACTCCTTCCTCCTGGCTGCCTTCCTCAACCTGGCCATGTGCTACCTGAAGCTGCGAGAGTACGCCAAAGCCGTCGAGTGCTGCGATAAG GCGCTAGGACTGGACCAGGACAACGAGAAGGGCTTGTACCGGAGGGGAGAAGCCAGGTTATTGATGAACGAGTTTGAGCTGGCAAAATGTGACTTTCAAAAAGTGCTGGAAGTGAATCCACAAAACAAAGCAGCGAAATCCCAGATCTCCGTCTGCCAGAAGAAAACGAAGGAGCACAACGAGCGGGACCGGAGGATCTACGCCAACATGTTCACAAAGTTTGCGGAGAGGGACGCAAAG GAAGCAGCTAGCAAAACCGGGCTCGAAAAAGCAGTGGAGAAAGCAGCTTGTGAAAAGAGACCGAAAACTCCCGGTGCTGAAGATGAAGAGGCTGAAGGACACGtatga
- the FKBP5 gene encoding peptidyl-prolyl cis-trans isomerase FKBP5 isoform X1, producing MRRRCGRLRPDGQAERPMERGRRGVAWRPGRLGRRGRAVPLGAGRRRSVGRRQAGVAGVLKHPRPGKIAAPVFLLLLHGHSSLTIGVKSPPGLWVPRTPPGPSNLLQRSHGGKVQGLCKETMTTDEATKSEGEVQAAALAERGEDITPARDRGVLKIIKRPGSEDESPMIGDKVYVHYKGKLANGKKFDSSRDRNEPFVFSLGKGQVIKAWDIGVATMKKGEICYLLCKPEYAYGSAGSAPKIPSNATLFFEVELLDFKGEDLFEDGGIIRRIKRKGEGYSNPNEGATVEIHLEGFCGGTRFDCKDVKFVVGEGEDHDIPIGIDKALEKMQRGEHCILYLGPRYGFGEAGKPKYGIQANAELVYEVTLKSFEKAKESWEMDTKEKLEQAAVVKEKGTMYFKEGKYLQAVIQYGKIVSWLEMEYGLSEKESKASDSFLLAAFLNLAMCYLKLREYAKAVECCDKALGLDQDNEKGLYRRGEARLLMNEFELAKCDFQKVLEVNPQNKAAKSQISVCQKKTKEHNERDRRIYANMFTKFAERDAKEAASKTGLEKAVEKAACEKRPKTPGAEDEEAEGHV from the exons GCTGGTGTTGCAGGCGTCTTAAAACACCCTCGTCCAGGGAAAATCGCTGCTCCGGtcttccttctcctgctgcaCGGGCACAGTTCGCTCA CTATTGGTGTGAAATCCCCACCGGGTCTCTgggtccccaggaccccccctggACCTTCAAACCTTCTCCAGCGATCGCATGGTGGCAAG GTCCAGGGCTTATGCAAGGAGACCATGACCACTGATGAAGCCACCAAGAGCGAAGGGGAGGTGCAGGCGGCGGCTCTCGCCGAGCGCGGGGAGGACATCACGCCGGCTCGAGACCGAGGGGTCCTGAAG ATCATTAAACGACCCGGGAGCGAAGACGAGTCCCCCATGATCGGGGACAAGGTTTACGTCCACTACAAAggcaaactggccaacgggaaaAAATTTGACTCCAGCCGCGATCGGAACGAGCCCTTCGTCTTCAGCCTGGGCAAGG GTCAGGTAATCAAGGCCTGGGACATCGGGGTGGCTACCATGAAGAAGGGGGAGATCTGCTACTTGCTCTGCAAACCCGAGTACGCGTACGGCTCTGCGGGCAGTGCCCCCAAAATCCCCTCCAATGCCACCCTCTTTTTCGAG gttgagCTGCTTGACTTCAAAGGCGAGGATTTGTTTGAGGATGGAGGGATAATCCGGAGGAtcaagaggaagggagaaggttACTCCAACCCTAACGAAGGTGCTACGGTGGAAA TTCACCTGGAGGGATTCTGCGGCGGCACCAGGTTCGACTGCAAAGACGTGAAGTTCGTCGTGGGCGAAGGGGAGGACCACGACATTCCCATCGGCATCGACAAAGCCCTGGAGAAGATGCAGAGGGGAGAGCACTGCATCCTCTACCTCGGGCCACG GTACGGCTTCGGCGAGGCGGGGAAGCCGAAATACGGCATCCAGGCGAACGCGGAGCTGGTGTACGAGGTTACgctgaaaagctttgaaaag GCCAAGGAGTCGTGGGAGATGGACACCAAAGAgaagctggagcaggctgccgtCGTCAAGGAGAAGGGCACGATGTACTTCAAG GAAGGCAAATACCTGCAGGCGGTGATTCAGTATGGGAAGATCGTGTCCTGGCTGGAAATGGAGTACGGTTTGTCTGAGAAAGAGTCGAAAGCCTCCGACTCCTTCCTCCTGGCTGCCTTCCTCAACCTGGCCATGTGCTACCTGAAGCTGCGAGAGTACGCCAAAGCCGTCGAGTGCTGCGATAAG GCGCTAGGACTGGACCAGGACAACGAGAAGGGCTTGTACCGGAGGGGAGAAGCCAGGTTATTGATGAACGAGTTTGAGCTGGCAAAATGTGACTTTCAAAAAGTGCTGGAAGTGAATCCACAAAACAAAGCAGCGAAATCCCAGATCTCCGTCTGCCAGAAGAAAACGAAGGAGCACAACGAGCGGGACCGGAGGATCTACGCCAACATGTTCACAAAGTTTGCGGAGAGGGACGCAAAG GAAGCAGCTAGCAAAACCGGGCTCGAAAAAGCAGTGGAGAAAGCAGCTTGTGAAAAGAGACCGAAAACTCCCGGTGCTGAAGATGAAGAGGCTGAAGGACACGtatga
- the TULP1 gene encoding tubby-related protein 1, whose translation MSMFQVNGEKKEKKSKKKAATGSDEEDDSDSSTKPIRSEKKKNPASLFQTGGDPPKEKKSKKKGPPKAAESEEETPETPQKNSNKKGKGKKSKKPKEERPPSPIIEVDNLEEFVLRPAPQGVTIKCRVTRDKKGMDRGLYPTYYLHLDNDKKVFLLAGRKRKKSKTSNYLISIDPTDLSRGGENFIGKLRSNLMGTKFTVFDNGANPDRANADWSNVRQELSAVIYETNVLGFKGPRKMTVIIPGMNADNERVPIRPRNDNDGLLMRWQNKNMDNVIELHNKAPVWNDETQSYVLNFHGRVTHASVKNFQIVHGSDTDYIVMQFGRVADDAFTMDYNYPLCAVQAFAIALSSFDGKLACE comes from the exons ATGTCCATGTTCCAGGTGAAcggggagaagaaggagaagaaaagcaagaagaaag ccgccACCGGCAGCGATGAGGAGGACGATTCCGACTCCAGCACCAAACCCATCAGGTcggagaagaagaaaaacccGGCGTCCCTCTTCCAGAccggtggggacccccccaaggagaagaaaagcaaaaagaaag GTCCTCCCAAAGCAGCCGAGAGCGAGGAGGAGACCCCGGAGACCCCACAGAAAAACTCCAacaagaaggggaaaggaaagaaatcaaagaag CCGAAGGAGGAGAGGCCCCCATCACCCATCATCGAGGTGGACAACCTGGAGGAGTTCGTGCTGCGGCCGGCGCCGCAGGGGGTGACCATCAAGTGCCGGGTGACGCGGGACAAGAAGGGGATGGACCGGGGGCTTTACCCCACCTATTACCTCCACTTGGATAACGACAAGAAG GTGTTCCTGCTCGCCGGGAGGAAGCGCAAGAAGAGCAAAACCTCCAACTACCTCATCTCCATCGACCCCACCGACCTGTCGCGGGGGGGAGAAAACTTCATCGGGAAGCTGAG ATCCAACCTGATGGGTACGAAGTTCACGGTGTTCGACAACGGCGCGAACCCCGACAGGGCCAACGCCGACTGGTCCAACGTGCGGCAGGAGCTCTCGGCCGTGATCTAC GAGACCAACGTTTTAGGGTTCAAAGGCCCCCGGAAGATGACGGTCATCATTCCTGGGATGAACGCCGACAACGAGAGGGTGCCCATCCGGCCCCGAAAC GATAACGACGGCCTCCTGATGCGATGGCAGAACAAAAACATGGACAACGTGATCGAGCTGCACAACAAAGCGCCAGTGTGGAACGACGAGACCCAATCCTACGTCCTCAATTTCCACGGCCGGGTCACCCACGCTTCCGTCAAAAACTTCCAGATCGTGCACGGCAGCGACA CCGACTACATCGTGATGCAGTTCGGGCGCGTGGCGGACGATGCCTTCACCATGGACTACAACTACCCGCTCTGCGCCGTCCAGGCCTTCGCCATCGCCCTCTCCAGCTTCGACGGGAAGCTGGCCTGCGAGTAG